The stretch of DNA TAAACGATGCAGTATATACTGGGAGGGTATTGGATTATAAAACCCAAAAATTAATGGCAATTGGTATTGCAGCAGCAAGTGGAGATACAAATGCTACTGAAAAGCAGATGAGAAGTGGAATGGCTGAGCTCGGTATAACAAAAGATGAGATATGCGATGTATTGAGGGTAGTATTATTAACATCAGGTATGCCACCATTTACAAAGGCCATGAAAATATTATACGAATTATAACCTTATTTTTTAATTATTTGACGAAATTCGAACGATTAAATATTTATTTAGTAAAGCACATAATAAATAATTAGTCAGTTGGAATTAAAACTATATTAGAACTATATTAATCCATAATGGAGGGAACAGTATGAGTTGCATTGATGCAAAAACTATGGTGGAAGGAACTGATTTTGAGAAAAAACACACACCAATGATTGAGTGCAAGGACACAGTAAAGGCAGGAGAAATTTTTGAGGTCAAAATCCACACCGCAGGAGTTGAACATCCAATGGAGGATGGACATTTTATTCAATTCATAGGACTTAGAATGGGAGACTTACCTTTGGCAAGAGTAGATTTAACGCAGTATGCTAAACCAGAGGTGGTATTTTACATAAAAGCACCATCAGAAGGTCATGAAGGTAGTGTAATGAAATTAACCTCCTATATGTATTGTAATTTACATGGTATTTGGAAATATGAAAAAGAAATAAAAATAGAATAAAAATGAAATATAAACTAAAATAAAATAAAATCGGTGATACTATCTGCTAAAAATCAAGAGATTTTTAGACTAATATCGCCTAAAAATAAAAATTGGTGATACTATGGCGAAATACAAATGTATGTGTGGATGGATATACGATGAGGACAAGGGAGAACCTTCTCAAAATATAGCGCCTGGAACAAAATTTGAGGACTTACCCAATACATTTAAATGCCCACAGTGTGGC from Methanothermococcus okinawensis IH1 encodes:
- a CDS encoding class II SORL domain-containing protein, which produces MSCIDAKTMVEGTDFEKKHTPMIECKDTVKAGEIFEVKIHTAGVEHPMEDGHFIQFIGLRMGDLPLARVDLTQYAKPEVVFYIKAPSEGHEGSVMKLTSYMYCNLHGIWKYEKEIKIE
- a CDS encoding rubredoxin, translated to MAKYKCMCGWIYDEDKGEPSQNIAPGTKFEDLPNTFKCPQCGLPKSAFKKL
- a CDS encoding carboxymuconolactone decarboxylase family protein, with product MKNEVFVGEGMKYVKEDCPDLYDAIVKLNDAVYTGRVLDYKTQKLMAIGIAAASGDTNATEKQMRSGMAELGITKDEICDVLRVVLLTSGMPPFTKAMKILYEL